The following proteins come from a genomic window of Brevibacillus antibioticus:
- a CDS encoding SMI1/KNR4 family protein: protein MDRNEYIKNGFEAYYARYNQVTEEGFCRWMRPGVPDVMKVADIDEEWSRWKLVPSIVSQEDVASLEEQFGLKFPEWYKAFISTYHHFFDVIPEQGIDEPFDRIRNMYNPLLCKLGYLPFSWDTEYGSIRCIDLQESPDEEKCGIYEIDHEILFEMDDENTERNELKESLIFLYPNFKTYFDHTFLEHA from the coding sequence ATGGATAGAAACGAGTATATCAAGAATGGTTTTGAAGCTTACTATGCCCGATATAACCAAGTAACAGAGGAAGGCTTTTGTAGATGGATGCGGCCAGGCGTCCCTGATGTCATGAAGGTAGCTGATATCGATGAAGAATGGTCCAGATGGAAGCTGGTTCCTTCAATCGTAAGTCAGGAGGATGTGGCTTCGCTCGAAGAACAATTTGGACTGAAATTTCCGGAGTGGTATAAAGCCTTCATTTCCACGTATCATCATTTTTTCGACGTCATCCCTGAACAAGGGATTGATGAGCCATTCGATCGTATTCGGAATATGTACAACCCGTTGCTTTGCAAGTTAGGCTACCTTCCTTTTTCATGGGATACGGAGTACGGAAGTATACGATGTATCGATTTACAAGAAAGTCCAGACGAAGAGAAGTGTGGAATCTATGAAATTGACCATGAAATTTTGTTTGAAATGGATGACGAAAATACAGAACGCAACGAACTGAAAGAATCACTAATCTTTTTGTATCCGAATTTCAAAACTTATTTTGACCACACTTTTTTAGAGCACGCGTGA